The window CGTCCATAGGCCGCTCCGGCCGGGGTCCCCACCGGAGCGGGAGCGCCGACGCGACCTTCGCCGTGTGCCGCGTGGTCGCCGACGCGGCCCGCATCACCCTGTCCGAACCGGGCGCGGCCGGCCCCACGGCCGAGCAGACGGACCCCGTCGAACGCATCGCGCTCGCCTCGCGGATCCGCACCCGCGCGGTCGGGCTCAGCGGGCGCTGGTGGCGGGAGGACACCGGTCCGCTGGTGGGCCGGCGGGAGAAGGACGGCACGCCGGTCGCCCTGCTGTGGCGGCGCGGCCGCTACGAGGCGGTCGACCCCGCCACCGGCACGCGCGAGCGCATCGGGAAGACCAACGAGGCCGCCTTCGAACCGCGCGCCGTCATGTTCTACCGCCCCCTGCCCGACGGGCGGGTGAGCCTCCCGGCGCTGCTCCGCTTCAGCGTGCGCGGCACCTTCCCGGAGCTGCGCAGCCTCCTCCTGGGCGGGCTGGCCGCGGTGGTCCTGGGCGCACTGGTGCCGATCGCCACCGGCCAGGTCCTCGGCCGGTACGTCCCACAGGCCGAGAACGGCCTGATCGTGCAGACCGGGCTGGCCCTGATCGCGACCGGCATCGTCTCGGCCGTCTTCATGCTGCTGCAGAACACCTCCCTCCTGCGCATGGAGGGCCGCATCGAGGCCACGTTGCAGCCGGCGGTGTGGGACAGGCTGCTGCGGCTGCCGACGAAGTTCTTCGCCGGCCGTTCCACCGGCGAACTGGCCGGCGCGGCGATGGGCATCAGCGCCATCCGCCGCGTCCTGTCCGGCATCGGCCCGGTCTGCGTGCAGTCGGGCGCGGTCGGCACGATGAACCTCGTCCTGCTGCTCGTCTACAGCGTGCCGCTGGCGATGGCGGCGCTCGCCATGCTGGTCGTCATCGCGGGGGTCTTCCTGGGCCTGGGGCTGTGGCAGCTGCGCTACCAGCGCCGCCTGATCAAGCTCGGCCACCGGCTCAACAACCAGGCCTTCCAGACCCTGCGCGGCCTGCCCAAGCTCCGGGTCGCCGCAGCCGAGAGCTTCGCGTACGCAGCCTGGGCCCGGGAGTTCGCCCGTACCCGCGACCTGCAGCAGCGCATCGGCCGGATACAGAACGTCATCACCGTCCTGGGCGCCGTCTATCTGCCGCTGTGCACGCTGGTGATGTTCGTGCTGCTGGCCGGACCGGCTCGCGGTGCCATGTCCGCCGGCGAGTTCCTCACCTTCAGCACCGCGCTGACGATGCTGCTGTCGTCGGTCACACAGCTGACCGGTGCGCTCATCTCGGCCGCCGCGGTGCTGCCGATGTTCGAGCAGATCAAGCCGGTGCTGCGGGAGACCCCCGAGGTGGGCCGCTCCAGTACCCGACCGGGCGAGCTGACCGGTGCCATCGAGGCCAAGAACCTGTCCTACCGCTACGGCGACGACGGTCCGCTCGTACTGGACGACGTCAACTTCCGGGTCGACCAAGGCGAGTTCGTCGCGATCGTCGGGGCCAGTGGCTGCGGAAAGTCGACACTGCTGCGGCTGCTCATCGGCTTCGACAAGCCCGCTGAAGGCAGCGTGCTGTACGACGGCCAGGACCTGGCGGCGCTCGACCGGGCGGCCGTGCGCCGCCAGTGCGGCGTCGTCCTGCAGAACGCCCAGCCCTTCACCGGCTCGATCCTCGACTGCATCTGCGGCGCCGGGACGTTCTCGCTCGAAGAGGCGTGGGAAGCCGCCGCGATGGCGGGCCTGGCGCAGGACATCAAGGCCATGCCGATGGGCATGCACACCATGCTGTCCGACGGCGGCGGCACGGTCTCGGGCGGCCAGCGCCAACGGCTGATGATCGCCCAGGCCCTGATCCGCAAGCCGCGCATCCTGTTCTTCGACGAGGCCACGAGTGCGCTGGACAACGAAGCCCAGCGCGTGGTCATCGAATCCACCCGCGCCCTGCGCGCCACCCGCGTCGTGATCGCCCACCGCCTCTCCACGATCATGGACGCCGACCGCGTGATCGCCATGTCGGACGGCCGGATCGTCCAGCAGGGCCCACCCGCCGAACTGCTGGCCGACACGAACGGCCTCTTCCACGACCTGGTCCGCCGCCAACTGCGCTGACGGGGCGCGCACACCACTGTCACCGTCATCGCCACCGCGGTTGCGGTCCCGGTCCCGGTCGCGGTCGCGGTCGGGAGCGTGACGACGTGGTCACGAGGGGCCGCCTCGACGTCCACCCGGTCGGCATCGGCCCGGCCCGCGGTGTACACGGTGTGACGCGGCGTGGGCGATCAGGCGGCCGGCTTGCCGGGCTGGTCGTGGGTCGAGCAGTGGATGCCGCCGCCTCCCGAGGCGATCGTGTCGATCACGACCGGCACGATGTCCCGCTTCGGGAAGTGCTCCTGCAGGATGGCGCGGGCCCGGTCGTCGGCCTTGCGGTCCCCGAACCTGGGCATGAAGACGGCATCGTTGGCGATGTAGAAGTTGGCGTAGGTCGACACGAAGTCGTCGCCCTCGCCCGTGATCCTGTTCAGGTCGGGCTGCGGCAGATCGATGACCTCGAAGCGCCGGCCGCGGGCGTCCGTCGTCTGCGACAGGACGGACTTCGCCTGGTCGGCGGAGCGCGACCAGGAGTCCGGCGGGGTACCGGGGTGTGCGCGGTCCAGCAGGACCACACCGGGTGCGGTGAAGCGAACGAGGCTGTCCACGTGGGCGTCCGTGATGTCCTCGCCGCGTACGCCGGCCAGCCACACCACCTTCTCGACACCCAGGGTCTGCTTGAGCTCCGCCTCGATCGTGTCCCGGCTCTTGCCCCGGTTGCGGTTGTCGTTGACGATCGAGCTCTCGGTGATCAGCAGGGTGCCCTCGCCGTCGGGCTCGAAGGATCCGCCCTCCGCGACCAGCGGAGCCTGGATCCGGGGGATCCCGTACTTCTGGAGCAGGGTGCGGCCGACCACCCCGTCGTTCTTGTGCTCCTGCTTGTTGCCCCAGCCGTTGAAGTTGAAGTCGACCCCGACGACCTTGCCGTCCTGCTCGACGAAGACGGGGACGGTGTCGCGGGCCCAGAGGTCGTCGACGGCCAGCGGGATCACCTCGACCTGCGAGCCGCACGCCCGCTGCGCCGCGTCCGCCTGGTCGGGCCGGGCCATCATGACGACCGCCTCGTACTCCCCGACGGCCCGCGCGATCCGCGCGATGTCCTCGCGTACGTAGGGCAGGTCTCCCTCCCAGACCGACGACAGCGCCGGCCAGGACATGAACGTACGGGTGTGGCTCTCCCACTCGGCGCCCAGCCGGCGCTTGCCGCCCGCGGTGGCGGGCTGGGAGGGCGCGCCGGTGGCACCGGCCGGTGCTCCGGCGTCGGAGGGTCCGCAGGCCGAGGAGCCGAGGACGGCCGCGCCGATTCCGGCGAGGGTGCGAAGGACGGTCCGACGCGTGGGGGGAGTGAAGGACACGGAGACTCCGATCGTGGACTGGCGGAAGGGATGCATGCGGCCAGGGCGGGCGCGACGGTGGCGATAGGCCGACAAACCGGTCCTTACGGACAAGGGTGCGCACTCCGCACCGCGAACGGCCGGTATGCGCGAAAAGCGATGCGGCCAGGTGTCGCCACTCTGACACTGACTGGAATTTCAGTCAATCCGCAACTGATGGGAAACCGAGTCGGCTCAATTCCACTCCGATCGCCTCGCGCATCAGGACGTGGGCGTGCTTCAGGGAGAGCAGTCCGCTGAGCCAGCGGACGCTGAGCCCTTCCAGCAGGGCGGTCAGCCGCTCTGCGGCGGCCGTGACGGCGGCGTGCGGCGCGGCGGGGCAGAGCTCGGCGAGGGGGGCTGCGACTTCCGCCACCCAGGCGGCACCCGCCGCGGCCAGGTCGTCCCGCAGTTCGGGATCGAAGACCGTGTGGGCCCGGAGTTCTCCCCAGGCCGTGCTGTTCTCGCGCACCTCGGGGAGGTCCTGGAACTCCCTCAGCAGGGTCTGCTCCAGGAGCCGGCGCGGATCCGAGGGGCGGGCCTCGGCCTCGCTCCCCGACGCCGCGGTGTAGCGGTCCGCCCGGTCCCCGATGAAGGCCAGGGCGTGCCGCAGGATGCCCGGCCGACCCTCGAAGTGGTAGTAGACCAGGGCGGTGGACACGCCGGCCTCGGCCGCCAGGTCCGCCACCCGCAGTCCTCGGACGCCCTGACGTGCGATGACGCGTGCGGCGCCCTCGAGGATGGCCCGTCTGCGGTCGGTCACTGTGTGATCCCTCCTGCCGTGTGCGTCTCGCATTGTCACACATTGACTGAAAATTTAGTTAGCGGCACGATGCGCCCAGGTCCTCGCCGCATCGTTGAAAGAGCAACCGCATGTCCGAGCAGCTCCCCGGCATACAGCCCACCACCACGGCGCTGTCCGCCGACGACCCCCACGGGATCGGTGGCTACCGCCTCCACGCTCGTCTCGGCTCCGGCGGCATGGGAGTGGTCTACCTGGCGTACACGCCCGGTGGCCGCCCCGTCGCCCTGAAGGCCGTCCGCAGGGAATTCGCCGCGGATCCCGAGTTCCGCGAACGCTTCGCCCAGGAGGTGGCCAGCGCCCGCCGGATCCACGGCCTGTTCACCGCCCAGGTGGTCGACTCCGGCGTCGACCACCGCACCCCTTGGCTCGCCACCGCCTACGTGCCCGGCCCCTCGCTGCACGAGGTGGTGCGGCGGCACGGACCCCTGCCGGTGCGCACCGTCCTGCTGCTCGTCGCGGGCATCGCGGAGGCGCTCCAGGCCATCCACCGGGCGGGCGTCGTCCACCGGGACCTCAAGCCGGCCAACGTGCTGGTCGCGGGGGACGGGCCCCGGGTGATCGACTTCGGCATCGCGCGCGCCGCCGACGCCGCGGCGCTCACCGGCACGGGCCTGCGGATCGGCACCGCGGCCTTCATGGCGCCCGAACAGGCGCTGGGCCTCCAGGTGACGCCGGCCACCGACGTCTTCGCGCTCGGCACGCTGGCCGCCTACGTGGCGGGCGGCGCGACGCCCTTCGGGAACGGGTCGGAGTCCACGGCCCTGTACCGGATCGTCCACGAGCGTCCCGACCTCACCCACGTACCCCGTGACCTGCACGGACTCATCTCATGGTGTCTGGCCAAACGCCCCGAGGACCGCCCTGCGACCGCCGAGCTGATCGCGTCCGTGCACGCGCACCCCGTGGTGGGCTCCCGGCCGGAGTTCACCGACGGCTGGCTGCCCAGCCCGGTCCGGGACGAGGTCGGAGGCCGGGACGGCGCCGCCCGGCCCGCCGCGGCGTACCTCCGCGCGACCGGCGCGGCGTCCGCGCACCCGGGCCCGGCCGCCGGAATCCCGGCGGCACCGCCCGCCCCCGCGCCTGCCGGGGTCGATTCCTGCGCCCCGACGGCCGCGGCCGCGTACCGGGATCCGGCCCCGGCGGCGCCCGTTCCCGCCCCGGCCAGGTCCGCCCCGGCTCCTGCGCAGGGCCCGGTCCCGCCCCCCACACACAGGTCGCCCCACCAGTACCGGTACCGGCACCCGCGCCGGTCTCCGCGCCCGTCCCCGCCGCCTCGGTGCCGGTGGAGGCCGCTGCCCCGGGGTCCGGTCACCGTGCGTCCCGGCACGGGCGGCGGCGCCTGCCCGCGGTGGCCCTGGCCGTGGTCGCCACCCTGCTGGCCTGCGCCGGAGCCGTGTACTACCTCGACGATCCCGACGGGGAGGGGGCGGGCCCCGACGCCGGTCCCGCCGCCCGATCGGCGCCGCCCACGGCCCCCGCCTTCCTGCCCGGCTACGCGAACGCCGAGCTCACCGCCCCCGATTCCGGCTACGAGTTCGATCTGAAGGCGGGGAAGGTGGTGGCCGCGGAGACGGCCACCTGGTACCTGGCGCGCGACGGTCAGGCGTTCGTGCCGTCCGAGGAGTCGGACGCCTTCGTCGCCGACGGCGGGGAGCTGACCGCGGCCGATTGCGTGCACGGCATCGAGACGCGACCGGCCGCCGCCCTGCCGTTCGGTGGGCTCGCCAAGGCGCGGCCGTTCTGCGTGAGCAGTCCGGACCGGAGCGAGATCGCGATCGTCCGACTGGTCGAGGCCGCGGCCGACGGATCGGTCACGATCACCGTGGACCAGTACCGCCGGAGCTGAATTCCCTGGCTATGGCCGGGCCCGGTCCCGGCGTCCCGGGTAGGCGACGCCGCGCCGTGGAGCCGGTCGTCTTGACTGAATTTTCAGTTAACGCAAAGATGCCGAGTCATCCCGCCCGTTCACCCCTCAGGGAGACCCATGGACATGCCCAGCACCACCCGCCGTCGGCTGCTCCGGTTCGGGGCGGCGGCGCTGCCGCTCGCCGCCCTCGGGCCGGCCTTCCCCGCCACCGCGCAGGCGGACGCCACCCGCGAGACCGGCGCCGCAGCCCTGCGGATGCCCGCGGAGACCGGCCGCCACCTCCGTACCTACATGGCCTGGCCCGCCCTCTCCTCCGTCTGGGACAGCAAGCTCGACGCGGTGCGCGGAGACATCGCCGACGTCGCGTACGAGATATCGCGCTTCGAGCCGGTCGTGGTGCTCGCGCGCCCCGGTCAGGCCGCCGAGGCCCGCCACCGCTGCGGGCGCGGCGCCCACCACGCCATCGACGTCATCGAGATCGCCAACGACGACCTGTGGATCCGCGACTTCGGCCCCACTTTCGTGGTGGGCCCGGGAGCCGTCGCGGGCGTGGACACCCACTTCAACGGCTGGGGCAAGACGGGCACGCCGTACGCCCAGCCCTTCGCCAACGACGCCGCGGCGGCCGCCGTCCTCCTCGACGAGTACCAGGTGCGCCGGATCCCGGCGGGATTCGTCGGTGAGGGCGGCTCGCTGGAGGCCGACGGCGAGGGAACGCTGCTGGCCACGATCAGCTCGCTGGTGAACGCCAACCGCAACCCGGGCATGAGCCAGGACCAGGTCGAGCAGGCCGTGAAGGCGGCGCTCGGCATCGACAAGGTCATCTGGGTGCCCGGTCTGGCAGGTCAGGACATCACCGACTGCCACATCGACTGCCTGGCCCGCTTCACGGCTCCGGGGCGGGTCATCCTGGACAAGCCCGGAGCCGGCGCGGACCGGAAGTGGGTCGCCGTCTACGAGGAGACGAAGCGGGCCCTGGAGAGCGCCACCGACGCCCGTGGCCGCAGTCTCGCCATCACGGAACTGCCCGGCCCCGACCGCCGCAGCATCCGCGGCGGCGGAGCGGAGTTCCTGGCCTCCTACACCAACTACTTCACCGCCAACGGCGCGGTCATCGCCCCGCAGTTCGGCGACGGCCCCGCCGACGCTCTGGCCCGTGCGATCCTGCAGGCCGCCTATCCCGGCCACCGCCTGGTCCAGGTGGGCATCGACAACATCGCGGCCGGTGGCGGCGGCATCCACTGCGCCACGCAGTCGCACCCGGCCGCCACCCCGCCGGAGGTGTGATGTCCACCGGGCCCCGGCAGCGGGAGCGAACCGCGGCCGGTGGGCGATCGGCGCCCGCAGGGGCCCGTACGTCCGGTGACGGGTCGCCCGCACCCCCTCCGGAACGCCCCGGTAAGGTGCGGGCCATGGCGTCTCGCAGCACTCAGATCCTCGAAGCGGCCGCCCGGGTGATCGCCCGGCGCGGCGTCCGCGGGCTGCGCGTGGAAGAACTCGCGGCCGAGGCCGGCGTCTCCACCGCCTTGATCTACTACCACTTCAAGGACCGTACGGGGGTCCTGCGCCAGACCCTCGAATTCATCAACGACCGCGCCGAGCGCTACACCACGGACCGGGACCCGGACGATCCGCCGCTCACCCCCCGGGAGGAGCTGGAGGAAACGCTCCTGCTGGAGCTCCAGGACACCGTGGAGGTACGGGAGAACAGCTCGGCCTGGGGTGAACTGCGGGCGAGCGCCGTCTTCGACGAGGTGCTGCGCGAGGATCTCGCCAGGGCCGCCCTGGTATGGGTCCAGGAGGTCGCCGCGCTGCTGGGCCAGGTCCAGCCGATGGCGCCGGCCTCGTCGCTGGCCGCCGCGGCCGAACGGCTCACCGCCCTGCTGGAAGGGCTCAGCATGCGCTGGCTCAGCGGTGGCACCGGAATCGGTCACGCGCGGGAGCTGATGCGCGGCGCGATCGACGCCGAATTGGCCGGGCTCCAGCAGCACTGACACGGGCGTTCCCGGACGCTGATCGACCCCGCACGGCCCTGTCCTTCCGTGGGACGGCACGTTTCGCCGCCCCATCTATTGACTGAATTTTTAGTCAATGCCAGAGTGAGGGCGCGAGCCGGCCGCGGCACTGCGGGGCCCGTAGGGCCCGCCCCGCGGACCCGGCCCCGTCCCCGGGGCCGCGCCCCCGGATCGCTCTCGTTCCTCGTCTTCTTCGCCGCGCGCACAAAGCCCCCACCTCGCGGTCCGTGCGCCGCGCCCACGCACCCCCGACGGCGGAGCGCCGGCCTCCGTGGCCCGCCGCATCCGCCTTCCGGAGGAAGGAATGATCATGAAGTTCTCGATCGGCCGGGGTCTGTGCCCCGCCGCCGGGGCGCACTCCCGGTGGGCCTCATGGCCCTGACCCCCACCGAACGCGACCGGCTCCTGCTGTTCACCGCCGCGGAACTGGCCCGGGCCCGACACGCACGCGGCCTGCGGCTCAACGTTCCGGAGGCGACCGCCGTGATCGCCGACACGGTGTGCGAGGCGGCTCGTGACGGCGTCCGCCTCGCCGACGCCCTCGCGCGAGGCCGAAGCGTCCTCGGCCCGGACGACATCCTGCCGGGCGTCGTCGACATCGTCACCGAGGTCATGGTCGAGGCGGTGTTCGAGGACGGAACCCGGCTCGCGGTGATCAGTGAGCCCTTCGGCGAGCTGGACCGTGACGACGGCGCACCGGGCGCCGTACTGCCCGCCTCGGACAGCGTCGAGGCACGTGCCCCCGTCGTGACCCTCGTGGTGAGCAACACCGCGGCGGTGCCGGTGAGCGTGACCTCCCACTTCCACTTCTTCGAGGCCAACCCGCGCCTGAGCTTCGACCGTGCCATGGCGTACGGGATGCGCCTGGCAGTCGCGGCCGGGTCGTCCACCCGGTTCGACTCCGGAGCCACCGTGGAGGTGGGCCTCATCCCCATCGGTGGTGACCGGATCGCGATCGGTTTCGCCGGCTTGGTCGACGGCCCGCTCGACGCCCCCGGCGCGAAGGCCGAAGCCCTGCGCAGGGCCGCGGCCTGCGGCTACCTCGGTGCGGGCGCCCCGGAAGGAACCGCGACATGAGCAGACCCACCCGACACGCCGATCACTGCGCACCGGGCAGCCGGCACATCGACCCGCACGAGTACGCCTCCGTCTTCGGCCCGCGCGCCGGGGACCGGGTGCGTCTCGGTGACTCCGGGCTGACGGTGCGGGTGGAGTACGACGCGCAGAAGCCCGGTGACGAGTTCCTGGCCGGTTTCGGCAAGACCGCCCGGGACGGCCTGCACCTGAAGGCCGCCGCCGTCCGCGAGACCTGCGACGTCGTCATCAGCAATGTCCTGGTCATCGACGCGGTCCTGGGCATCCGCAAGGTGTCGATCGGTATCCGCGAGGGCCGTATCCACGCGATCGGGCGGGCCGGCAACCCGGACACCCTCGACGGCGTCGACGTCGTCGTCGGCACGGGTACCTCGATCGTCTCCGGCGAGGGCCTGATCGCCACCGCCGGCGCCGTCGACACCCACGTGCACCTGCTCTCCCCGCGCATCATGGAGGCCTCGCTCGCCGCGGGCGTCACCACGGTCATCGGTCAGGAGTTCGGCCCGGTGTGGGGCGTCGGCGTCAACTCCCCGTGGGCGCTGAAGCACGCCTTCAACGCCTTCGATGCCTGGCCGGTGAACATCGGTTTCCTGGCCCGGGGTTCCTCTTCGGACGCCGCTCCGCTGGTGGAGGCCCTGGCCGAGGGCGGTGCCTGCGGTTTCAAGGTGCACGAGGACATGGGCGCTCACACCCGCGCCCTGGACACCGCCCTGCGGGTGGCCGAGGAGTACGACGTACAGGTCGCGCTGCACAGTGACGGCCTCAACGAGTGTCTCTCCGTCGAGGACACCCTGCGGGTCCTGGACGGCCGCACGATCCATGCCTTCCACATCGAGGGCTGCGGCGGCGGGCACGTGCCCAACGTGCTGAAGATGGCGGGCGTGCCGAACGTCATCGGCTCCTCCACCAACCCGACCCTGCCCTTCGGCCGGGACGCGGTGGCCGAGCACTACGGCATGATCGTCTCCGTTCACGACCTCAAGCCCGACCTCCCGGGCGACGCGGCCATGGCCCGCGACCGGATCCGGGCCGGCACCATGGGCGCCGAGGACGTGCTGCACGACCTCGGGGTGATCGGCATCACCTCCTCCGACGCCCAGGGCATGGGCCGGGCCGGCGAGACGATCCGCCGCACCTTCGCCATGGCCGCCAAGATGAAGGGCGAGCTGGGCCCCCTGGCCGGCGACGGCGAGGGCGACGACAACGCCCGGGTCCTGCGCTACATGGCCAAGCTGACCATCAACCCCGCCATCGCCCACGGCCTGGCCCACGAGATCGGCTCCATCGAGACCGGCAAACTCGCCGACATCGTCCTGTGGCGCCCCCAGTTCTTCGGCGCCAAACCGCAGCTCGTCCTCAAATCAGGCTTCCCCGCCTACGGCGTCACCGGCGACCCCAACGCCGCCACCGACACCTGCGAACCCCTCGTCCTCGGACCGCTCTTCGGCGCCCACGGCGCCGCCCCCGCCGACCTCTCGGTGGCGTTCGTGAGCCGCGCCGCGGCCGAGTCCGGCTCCTTCGGAGCCCCGTACGACGCCATGGCCACCCGCCGCCGCCGGGTCGCCGTGCGGGGGACCCGGGGCATCGGCCCCAAGGACATGGTCGGCAACGACCGCCTCGGAGAAGTCGACGTGAACCCACGGACCGGTCTCGTCACGCTCGACGGAGAGCCCCTGCGCTCCGAGCCGGCGCAGCAGGTCTCCCTGAACCGCCTCTACTTCCTCTGAGGCTCCCCTCCCCGGTGCGCACCCGCCCCTCCGATATCCGCGCACGTCAGGCCTTGACTGAATTTTCAGTCGGGTGGAAGACTCCGCCCACACAAGAAATGAGACACCGATGGCCGAATACCGAATGCCTGCCGAGTGGTCCGAGCACGAGGGCTGCCTCATGGCCTGGCCCACCCGCGAGGACCTCTGGGGGAGCGTCCTGACCGAAGCGAAGGAGGAGTACGCCAACGTCGCCCGCGCCATCGCCGCCTTCGAGCCCGTGACGATGGTCGCCCCGCCCGGCCACGGCGCGGACGCCCGCGACCGCTGCGGGGACGGCGTCACCGGCGTCAGCGGCGTCACGGTGATCGAGCTGCCGCTCGACGACTCCTGGTTCCGCGACTCCGCCCCGCTCTTCGTCCTCGACGGGGACGGCAACCGCGCCGGCGTCGACTTCCGCTTCAACGCCTGGGGCGGCAAGCACCACCCCTTCGAGTCCGACGACCGGATCAGCGCCCTGCTGCTGGACCACGTCGGGGCGGACCGGATCGCCTCCGACATGATCCTCGAAGGCGGCGCGATCACCGTCGACGGCGAGGGCACGCTGATCACCACCGAGCAGTGCCTGCTGCACCCCAACCGCAACCCCGGCATGAACCGGGGCGAGATCGAGGCCGAGCTGAAGTCCCGGCTCGGCGTCACCAAGGTCATCTGGCTGCCGTACGGCGGTCTCCTCGACACCGAGACCGACGGCCACGTCGACGGTGTCTGCGCCTTCGCCGCCCCCGGCACGGTCGTCGTCTCCCTCCCGGACGACCCCGACCACCCCGACTACGCCCGGATGCGCGCCAACCGCGCCGTGCTGGAGGCCTCCACCGACGCCCGCGGCCGCCGCCTGGAGATCATCGACGTCCCGCAGACCGTCTTCGCGGACCTCGCCGACGGCGAGATCGAGGTGTCCTACCTGAACTACTACGTCGCCAACGGCGGCGTCGTCGTCCCGGTCGCCGGGCTGCCCCAGGACGAGGCCGCCCTCGCCGTCATCGCCTCGGCCCACCCCGGTCGCAAGGTCGTCGGGGTGCGGGCCCTGGCCATCGCGTTCGGCGGCGGCGGCGTCCACTGCATCACCCAGCAGATCCCCGCCGCACGCCCTGTACGCCCTGCAACCCCCGCACGCCCCGCCCGCCCCGCCCGCCCCGCACACCCCGCGGGCACCACCGCCGACGCCACCGTCTGACCCGAGAACCGGCCGTTCCCGGCGGTCCGCCCCGGCGGTCCGCCCGCTCCTCCACCCCCGCATCCCTCACGGAAAAGAGAGCGCGACGATGACCACCTCCCCACCCCGCACGAGCAGACGCCCCCGACGCCGGGCCGGCCGCCGCACCGCGACCCTCACCGCCGCCGTCCTGACCTCCTTCGCCGTGCTCGGGGCCTGCTCGGGCCCGCCCAAGGGCAACGGCGGCGGCGTCACCGACGTCAGCCTCTCCGTCTCCACACCCCCGGCCCGCGGCGAGATCGACTCCTTCAGCTGGGCCGTCTACGCCGAGCCGCCCACCCTCGACTACACGGTCGCCTTCGACTACCCGCAGAACACCATCCTGTCCAACGTGTGCGAGAGCCTGATGCGCTGGACGCCGTCGCTCACCACGGAGCCCGGCCTCGCCCAGAAGGCGACCAACCCCGACCCCACCACCTGGGTCTACGACCTCCGCCCCGGCGTCCGTTTCCACGACGGCAGGGAGATGACCGCCGACGACGTCGTCTTCAGCCTCGGCCGCCAGATGGACCCCGACAACGCCGCCGCCTGGGCCCAGGTCTTCCAGAACGTCACCGCCGTCACCAAGACCGGCCCGCTCCAGGTCACCGTCAAGCTCAAGCAGCCCGACTCCCAGTTCCCGCAGTACATGGCCACCGCCGCCGGCGTGGTCGCCTCCAAGGCGGGCGTCGAGGCAGCGGGCAAGGACTACGGCACCACCGGCGGCCTCGCCTGCACCGGCCCCTTCCAACTCGGCACCTGGAACAAGGGCCAGTCCATCGAACTGGACCGCTTCGACAGCTACTGGGGAACCAAGGCCAAGTCCAAGAAGGCCGTCTTCCGCGTCCTGACCGATCCCTCCGCCCGCACCAACGCCATGCTCAGCGGCGAGGTCGACGGCGGCTACCTCATCCCCACCGAGAGCTACGCCCGCCTGCGCGGCAGCGGCACCGGAACCCTCTACTTCGGTGAGGGCCTGAGCACGGTCAACGTCAACATCACCAACATGCAGGGCCCGCTCGGCGACGTCCGCGTCCGCCGCGCCCTCTCCCTCGCGCTCGACCGCACCGGATTCGTCAAGGCCGGCCTCGGCGGCGCGGGCACTGTCACCAACTCCCTCACCACCCGGGCCGCCTGGGCAGCCGCCCCCGAGCACACGCTCAAGACCGCCTTCGACAACCTCCCGCCCACTGGCCAGGACATCGACAAGGCCAAGGCGCTCATCGAGGAGGCCGGCGCCACCGGCAAGACCCTGACCGTGGCCACCAGTTCCATAGGCCAGGACGTCTCCCTCCTCGCCACCGCCGTCCAGGCCGCCGGCAGCCGGATCGGCCTGGACATCCGGCTCAAGACCATCG of the Streptomyces sp. NBC_01294 genome contains:
- a CDS encoding NHLP bacteriocin export ABC transporter permease/ATPase subunit, whose translation is MTHPHPHPYPHHATATAGPATAGRPGAAPDPVVAALGGLGSPVDCTGVRSLSLEGPLVLWLVVHGELDLFAVDAAQAGHWHFLGRLEPGTLLLGPAEGPDHTLVGRPLQGCRLRRIELRELYRPEYVDQFHGDQFQGNQFQGDHFNGGPWYAAPGQYGAAAGQPSPLEDAFARGIGRGLRVLYQAPLDGSATPGHGGADDDILWMQVTPGSVQYGAVYETEAVGTLLVDAAMWQGMVDQQYRLLYALDGWIEQLERTHEDRTAAGIEAGRAARTQADRTLLASIGRSGRGPHRSGSADATFAVCRVVADAARITLSEPGAAGPTAEQTDPVERIALASRIRTRAVGLSGRWWREDTGPLVGRREKDGTPVALLWRRGRYEAVDPATGTRERIGKTNEAAFEPRAVMFYRPLPDGRVSLPALLRFSVRGTFPELRSLLLGGLAAVVLGALVPIATGQVLGRYVPQAENGLIVQTGLALIATGIVSAVFMLLQNTSLLRMEGRIEATLQPAVWDRLLRLPTKFFAGRSTGELAGAAMGISAIRRVLSGIGPVCVQSGAVGTMNLVLLLVYSVPLAMAALAMLVVIAGVFLGLGLWQLRYQRRLIKLGHRLNNQAFQTLRGLPKLRVAAAESFAYAAWAREFARTRDLQQRIGRIQNVITVLGAVYLPLCTLVMFVLLAGPARGAMSAGEFLTFSTALTMLLSSVTQLTGALISAAAVLPMFEQIKPVLRETPEVGRSSTRPGELTGAIEAKNLSYRYGDDGPLVLDDVNFRVDQGEFVAIVGASGCGKSTLLRLLIGFDKPAEGSVLYDGQDLAALDRAAVRRQCGVVLQNAQPFTGSILDCICGAGTFSLEEAWEAAAMAGLAQDIKAMPMGMHTMLSDGGGTVSGGQRQRLMIAQALIRKPRILFFDEATSALDNEAQRVVIESTRALRATRVVIAHRLSTIMDADRVIAMSDGRIVQQGPPAELLADTNGLFHDLVRRQLR
- a CDS encoding agmatine deiminase family protein, encoding MSFTPPTRRTVLRTLAGIGAAVLGSSACGPSDAGAPAGATGAPSQPATAGGKRRLGAEWESHTRTFMSWPALSSVWEGDLPYVREDIARIARAVGEYEAVVMMARPDQADAAQRACGSQVEVIPLAVDDLWARDTVPVFVEQDGKVVGVDFNFNGWGNKQEHKNDGVVGRTLLQKYGIPRIQAPLVAEGGSFEPDGEGTLLITESSIVNDNRNRGKSRDTIEAELKQTLGVEKVVWLAGVRGEDITDAHVDSLVRFTAPGVVLLDRAHPGTPPDSWSRSADQAKSVLSQTTDARGRRFEVIDLPQPDLNRITGEGDDFVSTYANFYIANDAVFMPRFGDRKADDRARAILQEHFPKRDIVPVVIDTIASGGGGIHCSTHDQPGKPAA
- a CDS encoding TetR/AcrR family transcriptional regulator; the protein is MTDRRRAILEGAARVIARQGVRGLRVADLAAEAGVSTALVYYHFEGRPGILRHALAFIGDRADRYTAASGSEAEARPSDPRRLLEQTLLREFQDLPEVRENSTAWGELRAHTVFDPELRDDLAAAGAAWVAEVAAPLAELCPAAPHAAVTAAAERLTALLEGLSVRWLSGLLSLKHAHVLMREAIGVELSRLGFPSVAD
- a CDS encoding serine/threonine-protein kinase, yielding MSEQLPGIQPTTTALSADDPHGIGGYRLHARLGSGGMGVVYLAYTPGGRPVALKAVRREFAADPEFRERFAQEVASARRIHGLFTAQVVDSGVDHRTPWLATAYVPGPSLHEVVRRHGPLPVRTVLLLVAGIAEALQAIHRAGVVHRDLKPANVLVAGDGPRVIDFGIARAADAAALTGTGLRIGTAAFMAPEQALGLQVTPATDVFALGTLAAYVAGGATPFGNGSESTALYRIVHERPDLTHVPRDLHGLISWCLAKRPEDRPATAELIASVHAHPVVGSRPEFTDGWLPSPVRDEVGGRDGAARPAAAYLRATGAASAHPGPAAGIPAAPPAPAPAGVDSCAPTAAAAYRDPAPAAPVPAPARSAPAPAQGPVPPPTHRSPHQYRYRHPRRSPRPSPPPRCRWRPLPRGPVTVRPGTGGGACPRWPWPWSPPCWPAPEPCTTSTIPTGRGRAPTPVPPPDRRRPRPPPSCPATRTPSSPPPIPATSSI